The Micromonospora sp. Llam0 genome contains a region encoding:
- the folP gene encoding dihydropteroate synthase, with protein MGRTLRLGRRSLAPGDLAVMAIVNRTPDSFFDRGATFAADAALHAVAAAVAAGADIVDIGGVKAGPGTAVDVAEEIDRTVDTIAAVRAAFPDLVISIDTWRAEVAREAVGAGADLLNDTWAGADPRLAEVAAATGAGLICSHTGGTTPRTRPHRAAFDDVVADVVGTVTGLAERAVGLGVRPDGILIDPAHDFGKNTRHSLEVTRRLTELVDTGWPVLVALSNKDFIGETLDLPVDQRLEGTLAATAVSAWLGARVFRAHQVAATRRALDMVASIRGDRPPAVSRRALA; from the coding sequence ATGGGGCGTACGCTGCGGCTCGGCCGACGGTCCCTGGCACCCGGGGATCTCGCGGTGATGGCGATCGTCAACCGTACGCCCGATTCGTTCTTCGACCGCGGCGCGACCTTCGCCGCGGACGCCGCGCTGCACGCGGTCGCCGCCGCGGTCGCCGCCGGCGCGGACATCGTCGACATCGGCGGGGTGAAGGCCGGGCCCGGGACCGCCGTCGACGTGGCCGAGGAGATCGACCGTACGGTCGACACGATCGCGGCGGTCCGGGCCGCCTTCCCGGACCTGGTCATCTCGATCGACACCTGGCGGGCCGAGGTGGCCAGGGAGGCGGTCGGAGCCGGCGCCGACCTGCTCAACGACACCTGGGCCGGCGCGGATCCCCGGCTCGCCGAGGTCGCGGCGGCGACCGGGGCTGGGCTGATCTGCTCGCACACCGGTGGGACCACGCCACGGACCCGACCGCACCGGGCCGCGTTCGACGACGTGGTGGCCGACGTGGTGGGTACCGTGACCGGCCTCGCCGAGCGCGCGGTCGGTCTCGGGGTACGGCCGGACGGCATCCTGATCGACCCGGCACACGATTTCGGCAAGAACACCCGGCATTCGCTGGAGGTCACCCGGCGGCTCACCGAACTGGTCGACACCGGGTGGCCGGTCCTGGTTGCCCTCTCCAACAAGGATTTCATCGGAGAGACCCTGGATCTGCCGGTCGACCAGCGGCTGGAGGGCACCTTGGCGGCCACGGCGGTCTCCGCCTGGCTGGGTGCCCGGGTGTTCCGGGCGCACCAGGTCGCGGCGACCCGGCGGGCGCTGGACATGGTGGCGTCGATCCGGGGCGACCGCCCGCCGGCGGTGTCCCGCCGGGCGTTGGCCTGA
- a CDS encoding phospholipase, translated as MTRRLTTLLTAALLGLTAALGSASPAAAVPADKPAVLSSWTQTSASSYSAWNLARLNQGGWAAYQFDWSTDYCSSSPDNPLGFDFRLSCHRHDFGYRNYKAIGQFSANKARVDSAFYEDLKRVCARYSSFVRPACLSLAWTYYQAVRIFGAPVVNAADLERARQLQAAGPRLVGTD; from the coding sequence ATGACCCGACGCCTGACCACCCTGCTCACCGCCGCACTGCTCGGCCTCACCGCCGCCCTCGGCTCGGCCAGCCCGGCCGCCGCCGTGCCCGCCGACAAGCCTGCGGTCCTGTCCAGCTGGACCCAGACCAGCGCGAGCAGCTACAGCGCCTGGAACTTGGCTCGGCTCAACCAGGGGGGCTGGGCCGCGTACCAGTTCGACTGGTCGACCGACTACTGCTCGTCCAGCCCGGACAACCCGCTCGGCTTCGACTTCCGGCTCTCCTGCCACCGGCACGACTTCGGCTACCGCAACTACAAGGCGATCGGCCAGTTCTCCGCCAACAAGGCACGGGTGGACAGCGCCTTCTACGAGGACCTCAAGCGGGTGTGTGCCCGGTACAGCAGCTTCGTCCGGCCGGCCTGTCTGAGCCTCGCCTGGACGTACTACCAGGCGGTGCGCATCTTCGGCGCGCCGGTCGTGAATGCCGCCGACCTGGAGCGGGCCCGGCAGCTGCAGGCCGCCGGGCCGCGGCTGGTTGGCACCGACTGA
- a CDS encoding zinc ribbon domain-containing protein encodes MPRYEFRCRACGDTFEVNRPMTQAGDPAACPQGHSDTVKLLSTVAITGRGAGASGGLPAMPPAPAGGGGGCCGGGCGC; translated from the coding sequence ATGCCCCGGTACGAGTTCCGTTGTCGCGCGTGCGGCGACACCTTCGAGGTCAACCGTCCGATGACCCAGGCAGGAGATCCGGCGGCCTGCCCGCAGGGACATTCCGACACGGTCAAGCTGCTGTCCACCGTCGCGATCACCGGCCGTGGTGCCGGGGCCTCCGGTGGGCTGCCGGCCATGCCGCCAGCCCCGGCCGGCGGAGGTGGCGGCTGCTGCGGTGGCGGGTGCGGATGCTAG
- a CDS encoding DivIVA domain-containing protein → MDQFLLVLVAALTVAAVVFGVTVLVTGNDPGLVPVEPDGRAVPLPGTRPLLEHDVSQVRFDTALRGYRMAQVDQALRRAAYDIGYKDELIEVLQAEVAALREGRTEDADQLRLARNAALVPAVDLPAPAGDGAPIDITATAEPDGAASPAAEPESATADKPESAPSPTVDAAAGAGPEARPADGAAR, encoded by the coding sequence ATGGATCAGTTTCTCCTCGTTCTGGTCGCCGCGTTGACCGTCGCCGCGGTCGTCTTCGGGGTCACCGTGCTCGTCACCGGCAACGACCCGGGGCTGGTCCCGGTCGAGCCGGACGGGCGGGCGGTCCCGCTGCCCGGCACCCGACCGCTGCTGGAGCACGACGTCAGCCAGGTCCGGTTCGACACCGCGCTGCGCGGGTACCGGATGGCGCAGGTCGACCAGGCGCTGCGCCGGGCGGCGTACGACATCGGGTACAAGGACGAGTTGATCGAGGTGCTGCAGGCCGAGGTGGCGGCGCTGCGGGAGGGGCGTACCGAGGACGCCGACCAGTTGCGGCTGGCCCGGAACGCGGCCCTCGTGCCGGCCGTCGACCTGCCGGCGCCTGCCGGGGACGGTGCGCCGATCGACATCACCGCGACGGCGGAGCCGGACGGGGCCGCTAGCCCCGCCGCCGAGCCGGAGTCGGCCACCGCCGACAAGCCGGAGTCCGCCCCGTCACCCACGGTCGACGCAGCCGCCGGGGCCGGGCCGGAGGCCCGCCCGGCGGACGGTGCTGCCAGGTGA
- a CDS encoding NADH-quinone oxidoreductase subunit A — translation MQGYLGSYATLGLLLLVGVAFFTVGYGANRLLRPGHPADPVGKRASYECGLDPVGGDWAQAQIRYYVYAFLYVLFAVEAVFLFPWAVIFDRPGFGLVTVAEMGVFVAVLALGILYAWRKNVLRWT, via the coding sequence ATGCAGGGCTACCTCGGCTCGTACGCGACGTTGGGGCTGTTGCTGCTGGTCGGCGTCGCCTTCTTCACCGTCGGCTACGGCGCCAACCGGTTGCTGCGGCCGGGTCACCCGGCCGACCCGGTCGGTAAACGGGCCAGCTACGAGTGCGGCCTCGACCCGGTGGGCGGCGACTGGGCCCAGGCGCAGATCCGCTACTACGTGTACGCGTTCCTGTACGTGCTCTTCGCGGTGGAGGCGGTCTTCCTCTTCCCCTGGGCGGTGATCTTCGACCGGCCGGGGTTCGGCCTGGTCACCGTCGCCGAGATGGGCGTCTTCGTGGCCGTCCTGGCGCTGGGCATCCTCTACGCCTGGCGAAAGAACGTGCTCCGCTGGACCTGA
- a CDS encoding SRPBCC family protein, whose product MSGPNEAAAGTPGAGEVTATVIIRAPAEQVFAAFTAWERQSEWIPFTDVKVVSGDGGEGSLIAAVTAVGPVALRDEMRVVRVDAPYEVRVVHCGTLLRGPGVLRCTQMDHDRTQVVWHEWFHLPGGVAGRMAWPLLWPGSKVSLTQALKKFGRLVETGALP is encoded by the coding sequence GTGAGCGGTCCGAACGAGGCCGCCGCCGGCACCCCCGGCGCCGGTGAGGTGACCGCGACGGTCATCATCCGGGCCCCCGCCGAACAGGTGTTCGCCGCCTTCACCGCCTGGGAACGGCAGTCCGAGTGGATTCCCTTCACCGACGTGAAGGTGGTCTCGGGCGACGGCGGCGAGGGCAGCCTGATCGCGGCGGTCACCGCGGTCGGTCCGGTGGCGTTGCGCGACGAGATGCGGGTGGTCCGGGTCGACGCTCCGTACGAGGTCCGGGTGGTGCACTGCGGCACCCTGCTGCGTGGCCCGGGGGTGCTGCGCTGCACCCAGATGGACCACGACCGCACCCAGGTCGTCTGGCACGAGTGGTTCCACCTGCCCGGTGGCGTCGCCGGCCGGATGGCCTGGCCGCTGCTCTGGCCCGGTTCCAAGGTGAGCCTGACCCAGGCGTTGAAGAAGTTCGGCCGGCTGGTCGAGACCGGGGCGCTGCCGTGA
- a CDS encoding 2-oxoacid:acceptor oxidoreductase subunit alpha, translated as MTKQVRQLDRVVIRFAGDSGDGMQLTGDRFTSETAQLGNDISTLPNFPAEIRAPAGTLPGVSSFQVHFADYDILTPGDSPNVLVAMNPAALKANLGDLPRGADIIVNTDEFTRRNLAKVGYAASPLEDGSLDGYAVHPVALTSMTIGALAELSVSKKDAERAKNMFALGLLSWMYSRPYESTIRFLERKFAKRPDLVAANIAAFKAGWNFGETTEDFSVRYEVNPARMRPGTYRNITGNAALSLGLVAAGVRAKLPIFLGAYPITPASDILHELSKHKRFGVVTMQAEDEIAAVGAALGAAYGGALGITTTSGPGVALKGETISLAVALELPLVIVDVQRAGPSTGMPTKTEQADLNMALFGRHGEAPVAVIAPRSPSDCFHAAIEAARIALTYRTPVLLLSDNYVANGSEPWLLPDVDSLPDLQVEFATEANDDDGKTFLPYLRDPQTLARPWAIPGTPGLEHRIGGLEKADRTGDISYDPANHDFMVRTRQARIDAIPVPDVEVEDPDGDARTLVLGWGSTYGPIGAACRALRQRGLSVAQAHLRHLAPLPANLGEVLRNYDRVVIPEMNLGQLAHVIRGRYLVDAIGYNQVRGLPFTATELETMLEEVVKNV; from the coding sequence GTGACCAAGCAGGTCCGTCAACTGGATCGGGTGGTCATCCGTTTCGCTGGCGACTCCGGTGACGGTATGCAGCTGACCGGTGACCGGTTCACCTCGGAGACCGCACAGCTCGGCAACGACATCTCCACGTTGCCGAACTTCCCGGCCGAGATCCGGGCTCCCGCCGGCACCCTGCCCGGGGTGTCCAGCTTCCAGGTGCACTTCGCCGACTACGACATCCTCACCCCCGGTGACTCACCGAACGTCCTGGTCGCCATGAATCCGGCGGCGCTGAAGGCGAACCTCGGCGATCTGCCGCGCGGCGCGGACATCATCGTCAACACCGACGAGTTCACCCGGCGCAACCTCGCGAAGGTCGGATACGCCGCCAGCCCGCTGGAGGATGGCTCGCTCGACGGGTACGCCGTACATCCGGTGGCGCTGACCTCGATGACCATCGGCGCGCTCGCCGAGCTGTCCGTATCGAAGAAGGACGCCGAGCGGGCGAAGAACATGTTCGCGCTGGGTCTGCTCTCCTGGATGTACTCCCGGCCGTACGAGTCCACCATCCGGTTCCTGGAGCGCAAGTTCGCCAAGCGCCCGGACCTGGTAGCGGCGAACATCGCCGCGTTCAAGGCCGGCTGGAACTTCGGCGAGACCACCGAGGACTTCTCGGTACGCTACGAGGTCAACCCGGCCCGGATGCGCCCGGGCACGTACCGCAACATCACCGGCAACGCGGCGCTGTCGCTCGGGCTGGTGGCCGCCGGGGTCCGGGCCAAGCTGCCGATCTTCCTCGGTGCCTACCCGATCACGCCGGCCTCGGACATCCTGCACGAGTTGAGCAAGCACAAGCGGTTCGGTGTGGTCACTATGCAGGCCGAGGACGAGATCGCCGCGGTCGGCGCGGCGCTCGGCGCGGCGTACGGCGGTGCTCTCGGCATCACCACCACCTCCGGGCCGGGCGTGGCGCTCAAGGGCGAGACCATCTCGCTCGCCGTCGCGTTGGAGCTGCCGCTGGTGATCGTCGACGTGCAGCGGGCCGGTCCGTCCACCGGCATGCCGACCAAGACCGAGCAGGCCGACCTGAACATGGCGCTGTTCGGCCGGCACGGCGAGGCACCGGTGGCGGTGATCGCACCGCGCTCGCCGTCGGACTGCTTCCACGCCGCCATCGAGGCGGCCCGGATCGCGCTCACCTATCGCACCCCGGTGCTGCTGCTGTCCGACAACTACGTGGCCAACGGTTCCGAGCCGTGGCTGCTGCCCGACGTCGACTCCCTGCCCGACCTGCAGGTCGAGTTCGCCACCGAGGCCAACGACGACGACGGCAAGACCTTCCTGCCGTACCTGCGCGACCCGCAGACGCTGGCCCGGCCGTGGGCGATCCCCGGCACTCCCGGTCTGGAGCACCGCATCGGTGGTCTGGAGAAGGCCGACCGCACCGGCGACATCTCCTACGACCCGGCGAACCACGACTTCATGGTGCGGACCCGGCAGGCCCGGATCGACGCGATCCCGGTGCCGGACGTCGAGGTGGAGGATCCGGACGGCGACGCCCGTACGCTGGTGCTGGGCTGGGGGTCGACGTACGGGCCGATCGGTGCCGCCTGCCGGGCGTTGCGCCAGCGCGGCCTTTCGGTGGCGCAGGCGCATCTGCGGCACCTGGCACCGCTGCCGGCCAACCTCGGCGAGGTGCTGCGCAACTACGACCGGGTGGTGATCCCGGAGATGAACCTCGGTCAACTGGCCCACGTGATCCGGGGCCGCTACCTGGTCGACGCGATCGGTTACAACCAGGTCCGGGGCCTGCCGTTCACCGCCACGGAGCTGGAGACCATGCTGGAAGAGGTCGTGAAGAATGTCTGA
- a CDS encoding adenylate/guanylate cyclase domain-containing protein: protein MSAPIALPSGLVTFMFTDIEGSTRLARLLGRDYRPVLSEHRRLVRRTLSASDGTELFTEGDSFFVAFADASAALDACRRAQWALAAHEWPTPDVAPRVRMGLHTGHAEPVGGEYASPEVHRAARVAAAAHGGQVLCSAATARAADPLPVGVSLLDLGLHRLRGFDDRERLFQLVAAGLERQFPRPRTADSASHNLPNQISSFVGRRTERHELRQLVAEHRLVTVVGAGGAGKTRLAIEVAVDASGGDAAESPAVDPATAGHPDGVWFVDVATVTDPGLVAFAVAAVFGLRPEPGRPILDTVVEYAAARRLLLVLDTCDAQPAACAEVIARLLGGGRQVRVLTTSREPLGVPGEVVWRIPPMSAEPGPAGGPSDAVALLLDRTAAARGGHPPGPTETAQLHRVAARLDGLPLAIELAAARLRVLSVGQLVDRLDDVLGVLDAGHEEPVDAQRSAGRRHGTLQATVTWSYRTLAPRAARLLRWMSVFAGPIDLATVEWLLDDDPLGPLAVLVDKSMIQAEPAAGGTSYRMLDPIRAYAARRLVEAGEEQAARDRHVAWALHALQRAYLGPDGKPVTLSLYTLDPLADELRAALRWSTTGGSARRGLQLASGLDQWWRERGLAREGRLWLFRLYGRIAETGEAIPEAELAAAYHMHSQHAGADGEFGEEMRFSHRAEAAARQAGDAGLLARVLAGRGASLIDLGQFVEAEQVCRRVIDWAAANGAVGDALFAVYSLAELLCRRGALDEAAEVLATARPAEAARPAERGRRTVDMLLGLVALGRRDLVAAHDHLVVALRSRMRYGFHRRACDTLNAMAVRCALGGDPSTAARLFGAAQATRSALRSTAGMFGGYWAQEQAKVRSAIGDRAFDAGYAQGSRMGLVEAAALALAVEHPDLTTGARWFADESADAVGDGDPLGGRGGRRPARPW from the coding sequence GTGTCGGCACCGATCGCACTGCCGAGCGGACTGGTCACCTTCATGTTCACCGACATCGAAGGATCGACGAGGCTGGCCCGACTGCTCGGCCGCGACTACCGCCCGGTGCTCAGCGAACACCGACGGTTGGTGCGGCGTACCTTGTCGGCCAGCGACGGCACCGAGCTGTTCACCGAAGGGGATTCGTTCTTCGTGGCGTTCGCTGACGCGTCCGCCGCACTGGACGCCTGCCGGCGCGCGCAGTGGGCCCTGGCCGCGCACGAGTGGCCTACCCCGGATGTCGCACCCCGGGTGCGAATGGGGCTGCACACCGGGCACGCCGAGCCGGTCGGGGGCGAGTACGCCAGCCCGGAGGTGCACCGCGCGGCGCGGGTCGCGGCGGCGGCGCACGGTGGCCAGGTCCTCTGTTCCGCTGCGACCGCCCGGGCCGCCGACCCGTTGCCGGTCGGCGTCTCGCTGCTCGATCTCGGCCTGCACCGGCTGCGCGGATTCGACGACCGGGAGCGGCTGTTCCAGTTGGTCGCCGCCGGGCTGGAGCGCCAGTTTCCCAGACCGCGTACGGCCGACTCGGCCAGCCACAACCTGCCCAATCAGATCAGCTCCTTTGTCGGTCGCCGGACCGAACGCCACGAGCTGCGCCAGCTGGTCGCCGAACACCGGCTGGTCACCGTGGTGGGTGCCGGCGGTGCCGGCAAGACTCGGCTGGCGATCGAGGTCGCGGTTGACGCCAGCGGCGGTGATGCTGCCGAATCACCGGCGGTGGACCCGGCCACGGCCGGCCACCCGGACGGGGTGTGGTTCGTCGACGTCGCGACGGTGACCGATCCCGGCCTGGTCGCCTTCGCCGTCGCCGCGGTGTTCGGCCTGCGGCCGGAGCCGGGCCGGCCGATCCTGGACACCGTCGTGGAGTACGCGGCCGCCCGCCGGCTGCTGCTGGTGCTCGACACCTGCGACGCCCAGCCGGCGGCGTGTGCCGAGGTGATTGCCCGGCTGCTCGGTGGTGGCCGGCAGGTCCGGGTGTTGACGACCAGCCGGGAGCCGCTGGGGGTGCCCGGCGAGGTGGTGTGGCGGATTCCGCCGATGTCGGCCGAACCGGGGCCGGCCGGCGGCCCCAGCGATGCCGTGGCGCTGTTGCTGGACCGCACGGCGGCGGCCCGTGGCGGTCACCCGCCGGGTCCGACCGAAACCGCCCAGCTGCATCGGGTGGCGGCCCGGCTGGACGGGTTGCCGCTGGCGATCGAGCTCGCCGCCGCCCGACTTCGGGTGCTCTCCGTCGGGCAGCTCGTGGATCGCCTCGACGATGTCCTGGGGGTGCTGGACGCGGGGCACGAGGAGCCGGTCGACGCGCAGCGCTCCGCCGGGCGGCGGCACGGCACGCTGCAGGCGACGGTCACCTGGTCCTACCGGACGCTGGCCCCCCGGGCGGCCCGCCTGCTGCGCTGGATGTCGGTCTTCGCCGGACCGATCGATCTGGCCACCGTGGAGTGGCTGCTCGACGACGATCCGCTGGGGCCGTTGGCGGTGCTGGTCGACAAGTCGATGATCCAGGCCGAGCCGGCCGCCGGCGGCACCAGCTACCGGATGCTCGACCCGATCCGGGCGTACGCGGCACGGCGGCTGGTCGAAGCGGGTGAGGAGCAGGCTGCCCGGGACCGGCACGTGGCCTGGGCCCTGCACGCGTTGCAGCGTGCCTACCTGGGCCCGGACGGCAAGCCGGTCACCCTTTCGCTGTACACCCTCGATCCGTTGGCCGACGAACTCCGGGCCGCGCTGCGGTGGAGCACCACCGGTGGCAGCGCCCGGCGTGGCCTGCAGCTCGCCAGCGGGCTCGACCAGTGGTGGCGCGAACGCGGCCTGGCCCGGGAAGGCCGGCTGTGGCTGTTCCGGCTGTACGGGCGGATCGCCGAGACCGGCGAGGCGATCCCCGAGGCGGAGCTGGCGGCCGCGTACCACATGCATTCGCAGCACGCGGGCGCGGACGGCGAGTTCGGCGAGGAGATGCGGTTTTCGCACCGGGCGGAGGCCGCCGCCCGGCAGGCCGGCGACGCGGGCCTGCTGGCCCGGGTGCTGGCCGGTCGGGGTGCCTCGCTCATCGATCTCGGGCAGTTCGTCGAGGCCGAGCAGGTGTGCCGGCGGGTGATCGACTGGGCGGCGGCGAACGGCGCGGTCGGCGACGCGCTGTTCGCCGTCTACAGCCTGGCCGAACTGCTCTGCCGGCGGGGGGCGTTGGACGAGGCCGCCGAGGTGCTGGCCACCGCCCGCCCGGCGGAGGCCGCCCGGCCGGCGGAACGCGGCCGGCGGACCGTGGACATGCTGCTCGGGCTGGTGGCGTTGGGCCGCCGGGACCTGGTCGCCGCGCACGACCACCTGGTGGTGGCGCTACGGTCCCGGATGCGGTACGGGTTCCACCGGCGGGCCTGCGACACGCTGAACGCGATGGCGGTCCGGTGCGCGTTGGGCGGCGATCCGTCGACCGCTGCCCGCCTGTTCGGTGCCGCTCAGGCGACCCGCTCGGCGCTGCGCAGCACGGCCGGCATGTTCGGCGGCTACTGGGCGCAGGAGCAGGCCAAGGTGCGGTCGGCGATCGGCGACAGGGCGTTCGACGCCGGGTACGCGCAGGGTAGCCGGATGGGTCTGGTCGAGGCGGCGGCGTTGGCGCTCGCGGTGGAGCATCCGGACCTGACGACCGGCGCCCGGTGGTTCGCCGACGAGTCCGCTGACGCGGTCGGTGACGGCGACCCGCTCGGCGGCCGTGGTGGCCGACGGCCGGCCCGGCCGTGGTGA
- a CDS encoding 2-oxoacid:ferredoxin oxidoreductase subunit beta, which translates to MSEPARNGRPGGTPVAVKLTAKDFKSDQEVRWCPGCGDYAILAAVQSFMPELNMPRERIVFVSGIGCSSRFPYYMNTYGMHSIHGRAPAIATGLSVSRPDLSVWVVTGDGDALSIGGNHLIHALRRNVNLKILLFNNRIYGLTKGQYSPTSELGKITKSTPVGSADSPFNPLSLALGAEATFVARTIDSDRKHLQSVLRAAAEHQGSAFVEIYQNCNIFNDGAFEQLKEPATRDDYLIRLEHGQPITFGADGQFCVVHPPGGFGLEVRETASVPAEQIVVHDATIAEPAYAFALSRLPAADLRNTPIGVFRSVSRPSYDNLIQTQVEQARAAAEGTPEEQLAGLLRSGDTWSIN; encoded by the coding sequence ATGTCTGAGCCCGCCCGCAACGGACGCCCCGGCGGTACGCCGGTGGCGGTCAAGCTCACCGCCAAGGACTTCAAGTCCGACCAGGAGGTGCGCTGGTGCCCCGGGTGCGGTGACTACGCGATCCTCGCCGCCGTGCAGTCGTTCATGCCGGAGCTGAACATGCCCCGGGAGCGGATCGTCTTCGTCTCCGGCATCGGCTGCTCGTCACGCTTCCCGTACTACATGAACACGTACGGCATGCACTCCATCCACGGCCGGGCGCCGGCGATCGCCACCGGCCTGTCGGTATCCCGCCCGGACCTGTCGGTCTGGGTGGTGACCGGGGACGGCGACGCGCTGTCGATCGGCGGCAACCACCTGATCCACGCGCTGCGCCGTAACGTCAACCTCAAGATCCTGCTGTTCAACAACCGGATCTACGGGTTGACCAAGGGGCAGTACTCGCCGACCTCCGAGCTGGGCAAGATCACCAAGTCGACGCCGGTCGGCTCGGCCGACTCGCCGTTCAACCCGCTGTCGCTGGCCCTCGGCGCCGAGGCGACCTTCGTCGCCCGGACCATCGACTCCGACCGTAAGCATCTGCAGTCGGTGCTGCGTGCCGCCGCCGAGCACCAGGGTTCGGCCTTCGTGGAGATCTACCAGAACTGCAACATCTTCAACGACGGCGCGTTCGAGCAGTTGAAGGAGCCGGCGACCCGGGACGACTACCTGATCCGGCTGGAGCACGGCCAGCCGATCACGTTCGGGGCCGACGGGCAGTTCTGCGTGGTCCACCCACCCGGCGGCTTCGGGCTGGAGGTCCGCGAGACCGCGTCGGTGCCGGCCGAGCAGATCGTGGTGCACGACGCCACGATCGCCGAGCCCGCCTACGCGTTCGCGCTGTCCCGGCTGCCCGCCGCCGACCTGCGCAACACGCCCATCGGGGTGTTCCGCAGCGTGTCCCGGCCCAGCTACGACAACCTGATCCAGACCCAGGTCGAGCAGGCCCGGGCGGCCGCCGAGGGCACCCCTGAGGAGCAGTTGGCCGGGCTGCTGCGCAGCGGCGACACCTGGTCGATCAACTGA
- a CDS encoding TrkA family potassium uptake protein, translating into MIHFPAVRQGPLRALSLRLMAAIGLVLGVVAVVYADRDGYRDANGDGVSLLDSFYYAVVSLSTTGYGDIAPVTESARLVNVLIITPARVVFLIILVGTTLEVLTEQYRTNLRLTRWRKNVKDHVIICGYGTKGRSAVSALLENGFDKQHIVVVESSGIALRQATSAGLVAIEGSATRSSVLNEAHVKHAKAVIIATDSDDASVLVTLTVRQLTAGKVRIIAAAREAENAALLRQSGAHHVIVSSATAGRLLGLSTSAPPLIDVVEDLLTPGQGMALAMRSANRDEVGTSPRQLANLVIALIRRGRVVSLADPDSVKIETGDLLVYVRDDRTSASTPSIG; encoded by the coding sequence GTGATTCACTTTCCCGCAGTACGGCAGGGGCCGCTGCGGGCACTGAGCCTGCGGCTGATGGCGGCGATCGGCCTGGTGCTCGGCGTGGTGGCCGTGGTGTACGCCGACCGCGACGGCTACCGGGACGCCAACGGCGACGGCGTCTCGCTGCTCGACAGCTTCTACTACGCGGTGGTCAGCCTCTCCACCACCGGGTACGGCGACATCGCCCCGGTCACCGAGTCGGCGCGGCTGGTCAACGTCCTGATCATCACGCCCGCCCGGGTGGTCTTCCTGATCATCCTGGTCGGCACCACCCTGGAGGTGCTCACCGAGCAGTACCGGACGAACCTTCGACTGACCCGGTGGAGAAAGAACGTGAAGGACCACGTCATCATCTGCGGCTACGGCACCAAGGGCCGTAGCGCCGTCTCCGCGCTGCTGGAGAACGGCTTCGACAAGCAGCACATCGTCGTCGTGGAGAGCAGCGGGATCGCGCTGCGGCAGGCGACCTCCGCCGGGCTGGTGGCCATCGAAGGATCGGCCACCCGGTCGTCGGTGCTCAACGAGGCGCACGTCAAGCACGCCAAGGCGGTGATCATCGCGACCGACAGCGACGACGCCTCGGTCCTGGTCACGCTGACCGTCCGGCAGTTGACCGCCGGGAAGGTACGGATCATCGCCGCCGCCCGGGAGGCGGAGAACGCGGCACTGCTGCGGCAGAGCGGTGCGCACCATGTCATCGTCTCGTCCGCCACCGCGGGCCGGCTGCTCGGCCTGTCCACGTCGGCGCCGCCGCTGATCGACGTGGTCGAGGACCTGCTCACCCCGGGGCAGGGGATGGCGCTGGCGATGCGTTCGGCGAACCGCGACGAGGTGGGCACCTCACCGCGGCAACTGGCCAACCTGGTGATCGCGCTGATCCGGCGCGGCCGGGTGGTGTCGCTCGCCGACCCGGACAGCGTCAAGATCGAGACAGGTGACCTGCTGGTCTACGTCCGCGACGACCGGACCTCGGCCAGCACGCCGTCGATCGGCTGA